The proteins below come from a single Methanocella sp. genomic window:
- a CDS encoding helix-turn-helix transcriptional regulator, whose protein sequence is MRTRIKEFRARFNLTQEDLANLVGVRRETIVFLEKGKYNPSLKLAHDVAKALRSSIDEVFIFDEAEGDVVEEQ, encoded by the coding sequence ATGAGGACCCGCATCAAGGAGTTCCGGGCCCGATTTAATTTAACACAGGAGGACCTGGCGAACCTGGTAGGCGTGCGCCGGGAGACCATCGTTTTCCTGGAGAAGGGCAAGTACAACCCCTCCCTGAAGCTGGCCCACGACGTTGCGAAGGCACTGCGCTCCTCCATCGACGAGGTCTTTATCTTCGACGAGGCGGAAGGCGACGTCGTCGAGGAGCAGTAA